One segment of Paenibacillus sp. FSL R7-0337 DNA contains the following:
- a CDS encoding Ger(x)C family spore germination protein — translation MNGKGLLRLIAVAVLILPLGGCWNSRELNELAIVSGIGMDLVPETDEYRVTFQLVNPSSTSTSNSPGSGKPAVVVVSATDKTMFGALRRASKHVTRQLFFAHTQLIVLGESLARDGINDIFDIFERSHELRLNSEILVARGSDAASVLKVLTPVESLPALGLVKKAQNTSRVWGENRPISVFDVIHGITGEGDLTINAVKIKGDAEEGKKKSNLEGSETLTETVMNGLGVFRQGKLLYWMKGSEARGTEWLLNQIEETVINIDADDKKESVAVNIIYSRTEVKITMEGGLPVFHVTIAEEGSVNETDSYVDLSKREELMKLERGLEKKTRIDVTQAFQKGQQLESDIFNFGNELKRTNPQEWAALDGDWGSIFAKGRLDLKIMAYIRSTGMSLKPYIPEGK, via the coding sequence ATGAACGGTAAGGGGCTGCTGCGCCTGATCGCCGTAGCGGTGCTGATCCTGCCGCTTGGCGGCTGCTGGAACAGCCGGGAATTGAATGAGCTGGCCATCGTAAGCGGCATAGGGATGGATCTTGTCCCGGAGACAGATGAATACCGGGTCACCTTTCAATTGGTCAATCCGTCTTCAACATCTACAAGTAACTCTCCCGGAAGCGGCAAGCCTGCTGTAGTGGTGGTGTCGGCAACCGACAAAACGATGTTCGGCGCATTGCGGCGGGCGTCGAAGCATGTGACCCGCCAGCTTTTTTTTGCCCACACCCAGCTTATTGTGCTTGGAGAGTCCCTGGCGCGGGATGGGATTAACGATATCTTCGACATCTTCGAGCGGTCCCATGAGCTGCGGCTCAATTCAGAAATACTGGTCGCCCGCGGCAGCGATGCCGCGTCCGTCCTGAAGGTGCTGACCCCTGTAGAGAGTCTCCCGGCTCTGGGGCTGGTCAAAAAAGCGCAGAATACCTCCAGAGTCTGGGGGGAGAACCGGCCGATCAGCGTATTCGATGTCATTCACGGCATTACAGGAGAAGGCGATCTGACGATCAATGCGGTGAAGATCAAGGGGGACGCTGAGGAAGGGAAGAAGAAAAGTAATCTGGAAGGGTCTGAGACCCTGACCGAGACGGTGATGAACGGGCTAGGGGTGTTTAGGCAGGGGAAGCTGCTTTATTGGATGAAGGGCTCAGAAGCACGGGGAACCGAGTGGCTGCTTAACCAGATAGAAGAAACAGTGATCAATATTGATGCGGATGATAAAAAAGAGTCCGTAGCCGTCAATATCATCTATTCCAGAACGGAAGTAAAGATCACGATGGAGGGGGGGCTTCCGGTCTTTCATGTGACAATTGCGGAGGAGGGGAGCGTCAATGAAACGGACAGCTACGTGGATCTTAGCAAGCGGGAAGAACTCATGAAGCTTGAACGGGGGCTGGAGAAGAAGACGAGGATCGACGTCACGCAGGCTTTTCAGAAGGGGCAGCAGCTTGAGAGTGATATTTTCAATTTCGGCAATGAGCTGAAAAGGACGAATCCGCAGGAATGGGCGGCACTGGACGGGGACTGGGGCTCAATCTTTGCTAAAGGAAGGCTGGACCTTAAGATCATGGCTTACATCCGCAGTACCGGCATGAGTCTGAAACCCTATATTCCCGAAGGTAAATAA
- a CDS encoding spore germination protein, with the protein MENINSPVSPKLEDNISTIQARLGNSPDLVIRTYELINRTAHVAAVYIAGITDRVMVDDYISHVMSFQALNDRARLAVTPEEVYSYIKENALSIGKEKLVTDINGLLEALLSGDTVILVNGVGGGISGSTCGGESRAVTEAGTQVAIRGSKESFTETISTNIALVRKIIKNPDLWTETMKLGDVTHTDITIMYIRGIADEETIQAFKDKLQEIKVDMILESGYIEQIIEDNKYSPFPTIFNTERPDSVAANLLDGRIAIFVDGTPFVLIAPTTFFMFFHTVEDYYQRYDISSLIRMLRFVCLVISMYGPAIFVAALNFHQEMIPTPLLINLASQREGVPFPAFVEAVLMEVTFEIIREAGIRMPSPIGQTVSIIGGLVLGTAAVQAGIVSPAMVIVVSLTGISSFATPAFNMALSIRMLRFFIMAIAAFMGLYGIAIFTIMLIAHLCSLRSLGVPYMTPIGPFVPGNLKDTFIRSPQSFTRLRKRLVNNSSRSSASPAGKEAAGRESDER; encoded by the coding sequence CCATTCAAGCAAGGCTCGGGAACAGCCCCGATTTGGTTATACGCACCTATGAATTAATTAATAGAACAGCCCATGTGGCTGCAGTATATATCGCTGGCATAACAGACAGAGTGATGGTCGATGATTATATCTCGCATGTCATGTCCTTTCAAGCTCTGAATGATCGTGCGCGGCTTGCGGTAACTCCAGAAGAAGTCTACAGCTATATTAAAGAGAATGCCCTTAGTATCGGCAAGGAGAAGCTGGTTACAGATATTAACGGGCTGCTGGAGGCGCTGCTCTCGGGTGATACAGTTATTCTGGTGAACGGAGTGGGGGGAGGCATTAGTGGAAGTACCTGCGGCGGGGAATCCCGCGCGGTTACGGAGGCAGGCACCCAGGTCGCTATCCGCGGCTCCAAAGAAAGCTTCACGGAGACCATCAGCACGAATATTGCCCTGGTCCGCAAAATCATCAAGAACCCGGACCTCTGGACTGAAACGATGAAGCTGGGTGATGTCACCCACACTGATATCACGATTATGTATATCCGCGGCATTGCTGATGAAGAGACGATTCAAGCGTTCAAGGACAAGCTTCAGGAGATTAAGGTCGATATGATTCTGGAGTCGGGATATATCGAACAGATCATAGAGGACAATAAATATTCCCCGTTCCCCACCATATTCAATACGGAGCGCCCGGATAGTGTGGCAGCCAATCTGCTGGATGGACGGATAGCTATCTTCGTGGACGGTACCCCGTTTGTCCTGATTGCCCCTACCACCTTCTTCATGTTCTTTCATACGGTGGAGGATTACTACCAGCGGTATGATATCTCCTCGCTGATCCGGATGCTCCGGTTTGTGTGTCTGGTCATTTCGATGTATGGTCCGGCGATCTTCGTCGCTGCGCTGAACTTCCATCAGGAGATGATTCCAACCCCGCTGCTGATCAATCTGGCATCACAGCGGGAGGGGGTGCCGTTCCCTGCCTTTGTTGAAGCGGTTCTCATGGAGGTAACCTTCGAGATTATCCGGGAAGCAGGGATCCGTATGCCTTCGCCGATCGGCCAGACTGTGTCCATCATCGGCGGTCTCGTGCTCGGGACAGCAGCGGTTCAAGCAGGGATCGTCTCGCCGGCGATGGTAATTGTGGTCTCTCTCACAGGAATTTCCAGCTTTGCTACACCTGCCTTCAACATGGCGCTCTCCATCCGCATGCTGCGGTTTTTTATCATGGCAATCGCCGCATTTATGGGGCTGTATGGCATTGCCATATTCACTATTATGCTGATTGCCCATCTGTGCAGTCTGCGCTCGCTCGGGGTTCCTTACATGACTCCTATCGGTCCCTTCGTTCCGGGGAATCTGAAGGATACCTTCATCCGCTCCCCACAGAGCTTCACGAGGCTCAGAAAGCGGCTGGTCAACAATAGCAGCCGTTCTTCAGCCTCTCCCGCAGGGAAAGAGGCCGCCGGGAGGGAATCTGATGAACGGTAA
- a CDS encoding GerAB/ArcD/ProY family transporter: MKKELIGPNQLLALIILFELGTAVLVPIGLESGHSVWLAILFALPGGILLYLVFAHLYLQFPNQIISGYIRTILGPWLGWPVSLLFLPVILYNGSRNLREAGDLLISASYDKTPILIINSIMIIAVMYILRKGIEVFARTAEIVLWIVIIMGCICIAAVISAGLVEYRNLFPLHMGDYKQALKSAYPSILIFPFGELMCFTTILPHFNKSRKIKKTGIAAIIVSACLLSFTHAIEMAVLGENLYSRTAFPMFTTITLVNLANFIQRLDALVVLTLIIGAFFKLTVYCYAAVAIANDLFKVNDTSRLVIPAGVIMLFSSFVSAQNYPEHMNDGKTFLMTILPVFCAVIPILLLLIHRVRRKFGLYRQQN, encoded by the coding sequence ATGAAAAAAGAATTGATCGGCCCCAATCAGCTGCTTGCATTGATCATTTTGTTTGAGCTGGGGACTGCCGTGCTTGTCCCCATCGGCTTAGAGAGCGGCCATTCAGTCTGGCTCGCTATTCTGTTTGCCCTTCCCGGAGGCATCCTGCTGTATCTGGTGTTCGCACATCTCTATCTTCAGTTCCCGAACCAGATTATAAGCGGTTATATACGCACCATTCTAGGGCCATGGCTGGGCTGGCCGGTAAGTCTGCTGTTCCTGCCGGTGATTCTCTATAACGGATCGAGAAACCTGCGGGAGGCGGGGGATCTGCTGATCTCGGCGTCCTATGACAAAACCCCGATTCTGATTATTAATTCCATCATGATTATTGCTGTGATGTATATTCTGAGAAAAGGGATAGAAGTGTTCGCCAGGACCGCCGAAATTGTCCTGTGGATCGTGATCATAATGGGGTGCATCTGTATTGCCGCTGTAATCTCAGCCGGGCTGGTGGAGTACAGAAATCTGTTTCCGCTTCATATGGGCGATTATAAGCAAGCCTTGAAATCAGCCTATCCCAGCATCCTGATCTTTCCGTTCGGCGAGCTAATGTGCTTCACCACCATTCTGCCCCACTTCAACAAATCCCGGAAAATCAAGAAAACAGGTATCGCAGCGATTATTGTCAGCGCCTGCCTGCTGAGCTTCACCCATGCCATTGAGATGGCAGTGCTGGGAGAGAACCTCTACAGCCGGACCGCCTTTCCCATGTTTACGACCATTACCCTTGTGAATTTGGCCAATTTCATCCAGCGGCTGGATGCCCTTGTCGTCCTTACACTGATTATCGGGGCATTCTTCAAGCTGACCGTCTACTGTTATGCTGCTGTCGCGATAGCAAATGATCTGTTCAAGGTGAACGATACAAGCAGGCTGGTTATTCCGGCAGGCGTGATTATGCTGTTCAGCTCTTTTGTCAGCGCACAGAATTATCCCGAGCATATGAATGACGGGAAGACCTTTCTGATGACGATTCTGCCGGTATTCTGTGCGGTGATTCCCATCCTGCTGCTGCTGATTCATCGAGTCCGGCGTAAGTTCGGCTTGTACCGTCAGCAGAATTAA